Proteins encoded together in one Longimicrobium sp. window:
- a CDS encoding cytochrome c oxidase assembly protein: protein MPAPLWAHTGAPPAPHDLWRSWALAPGVVIPLFLTAWLYTRGLEAVWRRAGRGRGIRPAQAASFAAGMLVLAVAMVSPVDRVAESLFWVHMVQHLLLIAVAPPLLVLGAPQAAMAWGLPRRRVVARWWHARTGLRAAVAWLARPWPAVALHSVALWAWHLPGAYDAAVANPWVHALEHTSFLGTALLFWWAALHPRGSLRRVPGLAMLALFALTMEGGALGALLTFSTAPWYASHLATTAAWGLSPLEDQEMAGLVMWIPGTLAYLAAAAWVFVGWMARSGRRDRAPELIAGESAAGV from the coding sequence GTGCCCGCGCCGCTGTGGGCGCACACGGGGGCGCCGCCCGCGCCGCACGACCTGTGGCGCAGCTGGGCGCTCGCGCCGGGCGTCGTCATCCCCCTGTTCCTGACGGCGTGGCTCTACACCCGCGGCCTGGAGGCGGTGTGGCGGCGGGCCGGGCGCGGGCGCGGCATCCGCCCCGCGCAGGCGGCCTCGTTCGCGGCGGGGATGCTGGTGCTCGCCGTGGCGATGGTGTCGCCGGTGGACCGCGTGGCGGAGTCGCTGTTCTGGGTGCACATGGTCCAGCACCTGTTGCTGATCGCCGTCGCGCCGCCGCTGCTGGTGCTGGGCGCGCCCCAGGCGGCCATGGCGTGGGGACTGCCGCGGCGTCGCGTCGTCGCGCGGTGGTGGCACGCGCGCACCGGGCTCCGGGCGGCAGTCGCGTGGTTGGCGCGGCCGTGGCCGGCGGTGGCGCTGCACTCGGTCGCGCTCTGGGCGTGGCACCTCCCCGGCGCGTACGACGCGGCCGTGGCGAACCCGTGGGTGCACGCGCTGGAGCACACCAGCTTCCTGGGCACGGCGCTGCTCTTCTGGTGGGCGGCGCTGCATCCGCGCGGCTCGCTCCGCCGCGTCCCCGGTCTGGCCATGCTCGCGCTCTTCGCGCTGACGATGGAGGGCGGCGCGCTGGGCGCCCTGCTCACCTTCAGCACCGCGCCGTGGTACGCTTCGCACCTGGCCACCACCGCCGCCTGGGGCCTGTCGCCGCTGGAGGACCAGGAGATGGCGGGGCTGGTGATGTGGATCCCCGGCACGCTGGCCTATCTCGCCGCCGCCGCGTGGGTGTTCGTGGGATGGATGGCGCGCTCCGGGCGCCGCGACCGGGCGCCCGAGCTGATCGCGGGCGAATCGGCGGCCGGAGTGTAG